Proteins from one Antennarius striatus isolate MH-2024 chromosome 12, ASM4005453v1, whole genome shotgun sequence genomic window:
- the cln5 gene encoding bis(monoacylglycero)phosphate synthase CLN5: protein MRRWAAVVCLNVFLQVAAEQRWPVPYRRFERRPAVDSYCEALYPFCPTGDRDGRIPYMRSGDVISVYRLQTPVWEFRYGDLMGKLHIMHDGIGFSSSDRGSNYTMEWYELFQLGNCTFPHLRPDMYAPFWCNQGAACFFEGIDDEHWSQNGTLEKIGELTGDQFNAMAQWVQNDNQTGIYYETWTVRSDPSPNTTVWFESYDCSQFVHRTYKKLAELGVKLSSKTQTNYTKIYLYSGEPVYLGNDSDIFGQPALKNLAMDIRKFYHTFRPHQSFPDIVVSLMEAFETVVLEKSFYIYYNFEYWHLPMKPPYVQITYEEIPLP, encoded by the exons GCGGTTTGAGCGCCGCCCTGCTGTGGACTCCTACTGTGAGGCTCTCTACCCATTCTGTCCCACCGGAGACCGAGATGGACGGATCCCCTACATGAGAAGCGGTGATGTCATCTCAGTTTATCGGCTGCAAACGCCGGTGTGGGAATTCAGATATGGAGATCTGATGGGAAAATTG CATATCATGCATGATGGGATTGGCTTCAGCAGCTCAGACAGGGGGTCCAACTACACCATGGAGTGGTACGAGCTGTTCCAGCTGGGCAACTGCACCTTCCCTCATCTCCGGCCTGACATGTACGCGCCGTTCTGGTGCAACCAGGGAGCTGCCTGCTTCTTCGAAGGCATTGATGATGAACACTGGTCACAAAACGGCACCTTGGAGAAAATAGGAGAACTCACAG GAGACCAGTTTAACGCCATGGCCCAGTGGGTCCAGAATGACAACCAGACTGGGATCTACTACGAGACTTGGACAGTTCGCTCTGACCCCAGCCCCAACACCACAGTGTGGTTCGAGTCTTACGACTGCTCCCAGTTTGTCCACCGCACATACAAGAAACTGGCTGAATTAGGAGTCAAACTTTCCAGCAAAACTCAGACCAACTACACTAAGATCTACCTGTACAGCGGAGAACCCGTGTACCTGGGGAATGACAGCGACATTTTCGGACAGCCTGCTCTGAAGAATCTGGCGATGGACATCCGTAAATTTTACCACACGTTCAGACCACACCAGTCCTTTCCAGACATCGTCGTCAGCCTGATGGAGGCTTTCGAGACTGTTGTGTTGGAGAAGAGCTTCTACATCTACTACAACTTTGAGTACTGGCATCTGCCAATGAAGCCTCCTTATGTGCAAATTACATATGAAGAGATTCCTTTACCTTAA